The following are encoded together in the Daucus carota subsp. sativus chromosome 5, DH1 v3.0, whole genome shotgun sequence genome:
- the LOC108220459 gene encoding zinc finger protein CONSTANS-LIKE 13: MTSCSQVRDGKIQENSSNKEKPSLCDFCGDSVAVLYCKADSAKLCLTCDREVHSTNQLFTKHTRSVLCDECESSPSSIFCSTHCFVLCQNCDWESHRISESSNHDRRPLEGFNGCPSVVEFLANFGFDDLGKKKSKRSEGVQESENFGFSDYLVWETPSVISLDDLISSDGSDHNFQVTGFPPLPKNRNTVCGQRKEEILCQLRELAKLEPGIDQNKQDVEPSPGFQSLLPYDDFQHQNLNFESKTEPTFFATYEGSTFQWCNDIGKDPEKILPNASSQSYFNTDYQVPAKDPDIDPKLHHIDNKNETPAQNIVVANASQIFPKVAPHEFCSQHRDIAITRYKEKRKSRRYEKHIRYESRKVRAETRARVKGRFAKIDR; the protein is encoded by the exons ATGACTAGTTGTTCACAAGTTCGGGATgggaaaattcaagaaaatagtAGCAATAAAGAAAAACCAAGTCTTTGTGATTTCTGTGGAGATTCAGTAGCAGTTTTGTATTGCAAAGCTGATTCAGCTAAGCTTTGTTTGACGTGTGATAGGGAAGTTCACTCGACGAATCAGCTTTTTACTAAGCACACCAGATCAGTGCTATGTGATGAGTGTGAGTCTTCGCCTTCTTCCATTTTTTGCTCTACTCATTGTTTTGTTCTTTGCCAGAACTGTGATTGGGAAAGTCACAGGATTTCAGAGTCAAGTAATCATGACAGAAGGCCTCTTGAAGGGTTTAACGGGTGTCCCTCTGTGGTTGAGTTTTTGGCTAATTTTGGGTTTGATGATTTGGGGAAGAAGAAGAGTAAGAGAAGTGAGGGGGTTCAGGAGTCTGAGAATTTTGGGTTTTCTGATTATTTGGTTTGGGAAACTCCTTCTGTTATTAGTCTTGATGATTTGATTTCTTCAGATGGCTCTGACCATAATTTTCAGGTTACGGGGTTTCCCCCTTTGCCTAAG AACCGAAATACTGTTTGTGGACAACGCAAAGAAGAGATACTTTGCCAGCTACGTGAATTGGCAAAGTTGGAACCAGGCATTGACCAAAATAAACAGGATGTAGAGCCCTCTCCTGGGTTTCAGTCCCTGTTGCCTTACGATGACTTCCAACATCAAAATTTAAACTTTGAGAGCAAGACAGAACCAACCTTCTTTGCCACTTACGAG ggaAGTACTTTCCAGTGGTGCAATGATATTGGCAAGGATCCAGAAAAAATTCTTCCTAATGCTTCATCTCAGAGCTACTTTAACACAGACTATCAAGTTCCTGCTAAGGATCCAGATATTGATCCTAAGCTACATCACATAGACAACAAGAATGAGACGCCAGCACAAAATATTGTTGTTGCTAATGCCTCACAAATCTTTCCCAAAGTTGCTCCGCATGAATTTTGCAGCCAGCATCGAGACATTGCAATCACACGGTACAAGGAGAAGAGAAAATCAAGGAG GTACGAAAAACACATAAGGTATGAATCCCGGAAGGTTCGTGCAGAAACTAGAGCTAGAGTCAAGGGTCGCTTTGCAAAGATAGATCGCTGA
- the LOC108219894 gene encoding rRNA-processing protein FYV7: MMKKSEMGQDKNRKDSRFKRPESMTSKNKMRMGGKGLSLEAFANAKSKTDYNPALIKKKREFYKNAKYVSKYKKLKKHENFPNNPSFPDIEPPKDEIEPVGDREVNHERKKKKKDSARSLNEVYERKRKELEKARNEKEAIIQEMKERKEQSQSQRKALREKMLKRTRSGQPVMKYRIEHMLEKIQGSRS, encoded by the exons ATGATGAAAAAGAGTGAAATGGGTCAAGATAAAAATAGAAAAGATAGCAGATTTAAAAGGCCAGAATCAATGACATCGAAGAACAAGATGAGAATGGGTGGGAAGGGCCTTTCTCTTGAAGCTTTTGCTAATGCTAAATCCAAGACTGATTACAATCCTGCCCTCATCA AGAAGAAAAGGGAGTTCTACAAAAATGCTAAATATGTTAGCAAGTATAAGAAGTTAAAGAAGCATGAAAACTTCCCAAACAATCCTTCTTTCCCAGATATCGAACCACCAAAG GATGAAATAGAGCCTGTCGGAGATCGAGAAGTAAATCAcgagagaaagaaaaagaagaaggataGTGCACGGAGTCTAAATGAAGTGTATGAGAGGAAGAGAAAGGAGCTGGAAAAGGCAAGGAATGAGAAGGAAGCAATCATTCAAGAAATGAAGGAAAGAAAAGAACAATCCCAGTCCCAAAGAAAAGCTCTTAGAGAAAAGATGCTCAAGAGAACGAGGTCAGGTCAGCCTGTAATGAAGTACAGAATCGAACATATGTTGGAAAAAATACAGGGTTCAAGATCTTAG
- the LOC108219892 gene encoding bidirectional sugar transporter SWEET14-like, protein MAFFNHHFQVEMVVVFGILGNIVSFLVYLAPLPTFLRIYKRKSTEGFQSIPYAVALFSAMLTLYYGMLKPDGFLLITINTVGIFIESTYILMFIIYAPRDAKIYTGKLLVVLNGVVLGLIIFTTMMFFEGLVRIKIVGWTCAIFSVCVFIAPLSVMRLVIRTKSVEYMPLSLSFFLTLCAVMWFFYGLLAHDYFVATPNVLGFTFGIVQMILYTIYKNKSTHAILPVSKIELEAQNDETKANDQNSKPSDEREVAVQVVSDGDDKERAAPCNTLVVEY, encoded by the exons ATGGCTTTCTTTAATCATCACTTCCAAGTTGAAATGGTTGTTGTTTTTGGCATTTTAG GCAATATCGTTTCTTTCTTGGTGTACTTGGCTCCACT GCCAACATTTTTAAGAATATATAAGAGAAAATCGACAGAAGGGTTCCAATCAATACCCTATGCAGTCGCCTTATTCAGCGCCATGTTAACTTTGTACTATGGCATGCTCAAGCCTGACGGATTTTTGCTCATCACCATTAACACAGTTGGAATCTTCATCGAATCCACATATATCTTGATGTTCATCATTTATGCACCAAGGGATGCCAAG ATCTATACCGGCAAACTGCTTGTTGTACTGAACGGAGTAGTGTTGggattaataatttttactacgATGATGTTCTTCGAAGGGCTTGTGCGAATCAAAATTGTAGGATGGACTTGCGCTATCTTTTCTGTCTGCGTCTTCATCGCTCCTCTTAGCGTCATG AGGCTGGTTATCAGAACAAAGAGCGTGGAATACATGCCACTTTCGCTATCCTTCTTCCTCACTCTCTGCGCCGTCATGTGGTTCTTCTATGGCCTTCTGGCTCATGATTATTTCGTCGCA ACACCAAATGTGCTAGGCTTCACTTTCGGGATTGTCCAAATGATACTCTACACCATCTACAAGAACAAAAGCACACACGCGATCCTCCCTGTTTCGAAGATCGAACTGGAGGCGCAGAACGACGAAACGAAAGCGAATGATCAAAATTCTAAGCCAAGTGATGAACGAGAAGTTGCAGTACAAGTAGTGAGTGATGGTGATGACAAAGAAAGGGCAGCCCCATGCAACACATTGGTGGTGGAGTACTAA